The following are encoded in a window of Poecile atricapillus isolate bPoeAtr1 chromosome 3, bPoeAtr1.hap1, whole genome shotgun sequence genomic DNA:
- the HADHB gene encoding trifunctional enzyme subunit beta, mitochondrial, with translation MSSMLSSALRNLPVSSAWAAGALARSLSCSSQFQAAVQPKTKKTLGKTGVKNVVVVEGVRIPFLQSGTTYADLMPHDLARAALQGLLTRTSVPRDVVDYIVYGTVIQEVKTSNVAREAALGAGFSDKTPAHTVTMACISSNQAMTTGVGMIAAGQCDVVVAGGVELMSDVPIRHSRKMRKTMLTLNRAKTLGQKLSLISKIRPDYFAPELPAVAEFSTSETMGHSADRLAAAFGVSRQEQDEYALRSHTLAKKAQDEGLLQDVVPFKVPGKDTVTKDNGIRPSSMEQMGKLKPAFVKPYGTVTAANSSFLTDGASAILIMSEEKALAMGYKPKAYLRDFVYVSQDPKDQLLLGPTYATPKVLERAGLSLSDIDVFEFHEAFAGQILANLKAMDSDWFAQNYMGRKSKVGAPPLDKFNTWGGSLSLGHPFGATGCRLVITAAHRLKKEGGQYGLVAACAAGGQGHAMIVELYPQ, from the exons ATGAGTTCCatgctgagctctgccctgcGGAACCTCCCCGTGTCCTCAGCGTGGGCTGCCGGGGCCC TTGCTCGATCACTCAGCTGCTCCTCGCAGTTCCAAGCTGCAG TCCAGCCCAAGACTAAGAAGACCTTGGGCAAAACTGGGGTGAAGAatgtggtggtggtggagggTGTCCGCATTCCCTTTCTGCAGTCTGGCACCAC GTATGCTGATCTGATGCCACATGACTTAgccagagcagcactgca GGGCCTGCTGACCCGGACCAGTGTCCCAAGGGATGTTGTTGATTACATTGTTTATGGCACAGTTATCCAGGAAGTGAAAACGAGTAATGTTGCCAGAGAG GCTGCCTTGGGAGCGGGGTTCTCTGACAAAACTCCGGCCCACACTGTCACCATGGCCTGCATTTCCTCAAACCAGGCCATGACCACAG GTGTGGGGATGATCGCGGCTGGCCAGTGCGACGTGGTGGTGGCTGGGGGCGTGGAGCTCATGTCCGACGTCCCCATCCGCCACAGCAGGAAGATGAGGAAGACGATGCTGACCCTGAACCGAGCCAAGACCCTGGGCCAGAAACTCTCCCTCATTTCCAAGATTCGTCCTGACTACTTTGCTCCTgag ctgccagctgtGGCAGAGTTCTCCACCAGCGAGACCATGGGGCACTCTGCCGACCGCCTGGCCGCCGCCTTCGGCGTCTCCCGCCAGGAGCAGGACGAGTACGCCCTGCGCTCCCACACGCTGGCCAAGAAAGCCCAGGAtgaggggctgctgcaggacgTGGTGCCCTTCAAAGTGCCAG GCAAGGACACAGTTACCAAAGATAATGGGATCCGGCCGTCCTCCATGGAGCAGATGGGAAAACTGAAACCAGCGTTTGTCAAGCCCTATGGAACAGTCACAGCAGCCAACTCCTCCTTCCTG ACCGACGGAGCGTCGGCGATCCTGATCATGTCTGAGGAGAAGGCCCTGGCCATGGGATACAAACCAAAGGCCTACCTAAG GGATTTCGTGTACGTGTCCCAGGATCCCAAGgaccagctgctcctggg CCCCACCTACGCCACTCCCAAAGTGCTGGAGagggctgggctcagcctgAGTGACATCGATGTGTTCGAGTTCCACGAGGCTTTTGCT GGGCAGATCCTGGCTAACCTGAAAGCCATGGATTCAGATTGGTTTGCACAGAACTACATGGGCAGGAAGTCAAAG gtTGGAGCCCCTCCCCTGGACAAGTTCAACACCTGGGGgggctccctgtccctgggacACCCCTTTGGGGCCACGGGCTGCCGCCTGGTCATCACTGCTGCCCACAGGCTGAAGAAGGAGGGGGGACAGTACGGCCTGGTCGCcgcctgtgctgcaggagggcag GGACACGCGATGATCGTGGAGCTTTACCCCCAGTAA
- the LOC131577004 gene encoding sterile alpha motif domain-containing protein 12-like, which produces MDLPAQDGAEAPLEGSPEAEGPEGPQRPAGRWSGAEVGSWLAAHGGGWRLAELAREHGLTGRTLLRLTEGSLRRMGVTPRSRRRELLRELLRLRLQEEIRELRSIAGE; this is translated from the exons aTGGACCTCCCGGCGCAGGATGGGGCTGAGGCACCCCTGGAGGGGAGCCCCGAGGCTGAG GGGCCCGAGGGGCCGCAGCGCCCGGCGGGGCGGTGGTCGGGGGCCGAGGTGGGCTCCTGGCTGGCGGCACACGGCGGGGGCTGGCGGCTGGCGGAGCTGGCTCGGGAGCACGGCCTGACGGGCCGGACCCTGCTGCGCCTGACCGAGGGGTCCCTGCGGCGCATGGGGGTCACCCCGAGGAGCCGGCGCCGGGAGCTGCTGCGGGAGCTGCTGCGGCTgcggctgcaggaggagatccGGGAGCTGCGGAGCATCGCTGGCG aGTGA